From the Shewanella amazonensis SB2B genome, one window contains:
- a CDS encoding DUF3137 domain-containing protein, protein MATSDFNIPFEHRKPFAKHYQQFIWPLCKKLEARRGPIVARQQARMAEIRPFTRLIWPMILLSFGSSALGFFGVLPTQWIFIGFGLAFVSMLGMAALAWWAGNELSSFMDEGIDKLYPRVLAYFGEDFVIKWGNEVAGRHRAYEDYGIFPKHDKSSCFSHLKGSHHGVPFEFFNVGFYEKKNDDKYELKFKGVLLAFSLKKAFKATTRVVRDGGFWLHLGQRGLDRVKLEDPRFEASFEVFASDQVEARYLLNPGMMERFIELDSHFGQGLEACFKDNKLLIRLPTSRDFFTHFQDHEKPIDFKEPIEEIFADLGFIFGIADELAIARHTGL, encoded by the coding sequence ATGGCCACCTCAGACTTTAATATTCCATTCGAACATCGAAAGCCGTTTGCCAAGCACTATCAGCAATTTATCTGGCCGTTGTGTAAAAAGTTGGAGGCAAGGCGCGGGCCCATTGTGGCCCGTCAGCAGGCTCGGATGGCTGAAATCCGCCCATTTACCCGGTTGATCTGGCCGATGATTTTGCTTTCATTTGGCAGTAGTGCGCTGGGCTTTTTTGGCGTTCTGCCAACACAGTGGATTTTCATCGGGTTTGGTCTGGCCTTTGTCAGTATGCTTGGCATGGCCGCACTGGCCTGGTGGGCAGGCAATGAACTGTCCAGCTTTATGGATGAAGGCATCGACAAGCTTTATCCCCGGGTGCTGGCGTATTTTGGCGAGGACTTTGTTATCAAGTGGGGCAATGAGGTGGCCGGGCGGCACCGAGCCTATGAAGATTACGGCATCTTCCCGAAACACGATAAGTCGAGCTGCTTCAGCCACCTGAAGGGAAGCCACCACGGGGTACCGTTCGAGTTTTTCAATGTGGGTTTTTACGAAAAGAAAAACGACGATAAGTACGAGCTGAAATTCAAAGGTGTGTTGCTGGCTTTCTCCCTGAAAAAAGCCTTCAAGGCCACCACCCGGGTAGTGCGCGATGGTGGCTTCTGGCTCCACTTGGGACAGCGGGGGCTCGACAGGGTGAAGCTCGAAGATCCCCGCTTTGAGGCGAGTTTTGAGGTATTTGCATCGGATCAGGTAGAGGCCCGTTATCTGCTGAACCCCGGCATGATGGAGCGCTTTATTGAGCTCGACAGCCACTTTGGCCAGGGGCTGGAGGCCTGCTTCAAAGACAACAAGCTGCTTATCCGTCTGCCTACCTCGCGGGATTTCTTTACCCACTTCCAGGACCATGAAAAGCCCATCGATTTTAAAGAGCCCATTGAAGAGATCTTTGCCGATCTCGGCTTTATTTTTGGGATTGCCGACGAGCTGGCGATTGCGCGCCATACGGGGCTGTAA
- a CDS encoding 23S rRNA (adenine(2030)-N(6))-methyltransferase RlmJ, whose translation MLSYRHGFHAGNYADVLKHAILLQVIDLMQKKDKPFVYVDTHSGAGGYSLMDEFAQKTGEYRDGIARLWDKTDLPASLKHYVEAVRHFNEGNENTSEDLSWYPGSPAFVDMHLRQNDRMVLHELHGTDFELLNEYFEDARQVQVSKWDGLSGLLASVPPLERRGVVLVDPSFEIKTDYEAVADAIIKAHRKFATGVYMLWYPVVNRAQTEAMLSKLKDSGIRRQLRIEQGIKPDSDEFGMTAAGLWVINPPWQLDTIATEMLDYLHPVLNVDGGYVKVEWEVGE comes from the coding sequence ATGTTGAGTTATCGCCATGGCTTTCATGCTGGCAACTATGCGGATGTGCTAAAGCACGCCATTTTGCTGCAAGTTATCGATTTAATGCAGAAAAAGGATAAGCCTTTTGTGTACGTAGACACCCATTCCGGGGCGGGTGGCTATAGTCTGATGGATGAATTTGCCCAAAAGACCGGCGAATACAGAGACGGTATTGCCCGTTTGTGGGATAAAACCGATTTGCCCGCATCGCTCAAACACTATGTTGAGGCCGTGCGCCATTTCAATGAAGGCAACGAAAATACCAGCGAAGATCTCTCCTGGTATCCGGGGTCGCCGGCGTTTGTGGATATGCACCTTCGGCAAAACGATCGTATGGTGTTGCACGAACTGCACGGTACCGACTTTGAACTCCTGAATGAATACTTTGAAGATGCCCGCCAGGTACAGGTCAGTAAATGGGATGGTCTAAGCGGTCTGCTGGCCAGCGTGCCGCCGCTGGAGCGTCGTGGCGTGGTGTTGGTAGACCCAAGTTTTGAAATCAAGACCGACTATGAAGCCGTGGCTGATGCCATCATCAAGGCTCACCGCAAGTTTGCCACTGGGGTATACATGCTTTGGTATCCGGTGGTAAACCGTGCACAAACCGAGGCCATGCTCTCAAAGCTCAAAGACAGCGGCATTCGTCGGCAGCTCAGGATTGAGCAGGGCATCAAGCCCGACTCAGACGAGTTCGGCATGACGGCTGCTGGCCTTTGGGTGATTAACCCGCCCTGGCAACTGGACACCATAGCCACAGAGATGCTGGACTATTTGCACCCTGTGCTCAATGTTGACGGCGGTTATGTCAAGGTTGAGTGGGAAGTGGGCGAGTAA
- a CDS encoding DUF3137 domain-containing protein yields the protein MNMLSFLFGAPIRAQRAATGLKAHRDDLPRLQAYYDAEIAPLSRKFENQRIRALKQARQRIYLGLGVFVALLIASLPLIKPGAQFVPFSWIAAAGIAFLIWRWASSPMRQYTGAVQSEIYPRIFRFFGPDFVFAKGQDMGIRMFKEAKILPSYDKARFDDCVLGSYLGVSIGINEVHLLREQRDKDKNRDVTVFRGLFISLSSHKAFRGHTVAIRSRGSLTNFFSDSHGGLERVHLEDPQFEKMFDVFSTDQIEARVLLTTAFMERLMALAQFFSSRIQCAFHRDRLLITIESSQNRFEQSSIFSAATFEDEFSRIHGEMKQLFAIIELLKLNEYTGL from the coding sequence ATGAACATGCTCTCATTTCTGTTCGGTGCGCCCATCAGGGCGCAGCGGGCAGCCACAGGGCTTAAGGCACACAGAGACGATCTGCCCCGCCTGCAGGCCTATTACGATGCCGAAATCGCCCCCCTCAGCCGTAAATTTGAAAACCAACGCATCAGGGCGCTGAAACAAGCACGGCAACGCATCTATCTTGGGCTGGGTGTATTCGTTGCACTGCTCATCGCCTCTCTGCCGCTGATAAAACCCGGCGCCCAGTTTGTGCCCTTCAGCTGGATTGCTGCCGCAGGCATCGCCTTTTTAATCTGGCGCTGGGCCAGCTCGCCGATGCGCCAATATACCGGGGCGGTACAAAGTGAAATTTACCCGAGGATATTTCGGTTTTTCGGCCCTGACTTTGTGTTCGCCAAGGGGCAGGACATGGGGATCCGTATGTTTAAAGAGGCCAAAATTTTGCCCTCTTATGACAAGGCCCGCTTCGATGACTGTGTGCTTGGCAGCTATCTGGGGGTCAGCATCGGCATCAACGAAGTGCATTTGCTGAGGGAACAAAGGGACAAGGATAAAAACCGAGACGTGACTGTGTTTCGCGGCTTATTTATCTCACTCTCCAGTCACAAAGCCTTCAGGGGCCATACGGTGGCCATTCGCTCCCGGGGTTCTTTGACCAATTTTTTCTCTGACAGCCATGGCGGACTGGAACGGGTGCACCTGGAAGACCCGCAGTTTGAAAAAATGTTCGATGTGTTTTCAACGGATCAGATTGAAGCACGGGTGCTGTTGACCACCGCCTTTATGGAACGACTTATGGCACTGGCGCAGTTTTTCTCCAGCCGGATCCAGTGTGCATTCCACCGTGATCGCCTGCTTATCACCATAGAGAGCAGCCAAAACCGCTTCGAGCAGTCGTCTATTTTCAGCGCCGCCACCTTTGAAGACGAATTCAGCCGGATCCACGGCGAAATGAAGCAACTCTTTGCTATCATAGAATTACTTAAGCTTAACGAGTACACAGGTCTCTAA
- a CDS encoding DMT family transporter, whose protein sequence is MNIILAMLTAALWGTTYGVTQYTLPDWPPLLLGAIRALPAGIILWCFRPRFPVREHGLALLKLGAVNIALFFSLIFVMAHTLPSAISGVGMVSVPLFAMIFQFVVLKHKPSGAQILAGVLLLVLGLMLFNPASLSLNPVGLVAMFAAISCIILGSRMTQTLSGRMHWWDVLVWQLILGGALLALIGSGQWLIAPGGFAAVADGISGREFAGIAWIVLFNTVLAYGLYVFLMQRMSIVDFTFGGIANPITGIALGVLLMGEQYSHTQYMLMAGMIVSSLLPSLWQRFKRPAN, encoded by the coding sequence ATGAACATAATTTTAGCCATGTTGACAGCGGCCCTGTGGGGAACCACTTATGGGGTGACTCAATACACCTTACCCGACTGGCCGCCCTTACTTTTGGGGGCGATTCGCGCGTTGCCGGCGGGGATAATTCTCTGGTGTTTTCGTCCCAGATTTCCCGTCCGTGAGCATGGGTTGGCACTGCTGAAATTAGGGGCTGTAAACATAGCTCTCTTCTTCAGTCTGATTTTTGTGATGGCCCATACCCTGCCATCCGCTATCTCGGGTGTGGGCATGGTATCAGTTCCGCTGTTTGCGATGATCTTCCAATTTGTGGTGCTCAAGCATAAGCCTTCAGGGGCGCAGATATTGGCTGGTGTTTTATTGTTGGTTTTGGGGTTGATGCTCTTTAATCCCGCCAGTCTGTCTCTTAATCCGGTTGGGCTTGTCGCGATGTTTGCGGCCATAAGCTGCATCATTCTGGGCAGTCGCATGACCCAAACCCTGAGTGGCAGGATGCATTGGTGGGATGTATTGGTTTGGCAATTGATTCTGGGGGGCGCCTTGCTTGCGTTGATAGGCTCCGGTCAGTGGTTGATTGCACCAGGTGGATTTGCGGCTGTGGCAGATGGTATCAGTGGCCGGGAGTTTGCCGGCATCGCCTGGATTGTGCTCTTCAACACTGTGCTTGCCTATGGTCTGTATGTGTTTTTGATGCAGCGGATGAGTATTGTCGACTTTACCTTTGGTGGCATCGCCAACCCCATTACGGGTATTGCCCTGGGTGTGCTGCTGATGGGCGAACAGTACAGTCACACCCAGTACATGCTAATGGCCGGTATGATAGTGTCTTCACTCTTACCCAGCCTGTGGCAGCGCTTTAAACGGCCTGCTAACTAA
- a CDS encoding AbgT family transporter: protein MSTNSREAMASETPEDIAKSGWFVRFLNLVERLGNLLPHPITLFAMFCVAVVLLSGILGYFELSVTDPRPEGASGRSADGIISVVSLMNAEGLRLIVSNLVTNFTGFTPLGTVLVALLGVGIAERSGLLSAAMRALVIGRSRRLVTVTIVFAGIVSNTASELGYVVLIPMAAMIFHSLGRHPLAGLAAAFAGVSGGYSANLLLGTIDPLLSGITEAAARMIDPEYVVGPEVNWYFMFASTFVVSFMGAWVTEKIVEPKLGKYDPSEASVDLDGQAMEQVTDIERHGLKMAGLAVLVLGVILALTVVPEGAPLRHPDTGLVAGSPFLKGIVVFIFICFAIPGLVYGKVVGTMKKDTDVINAMSHSMGTMGMYIVLVFFASQFVAFFKWTNLGAVLAVMGADALSAIGLTGPLLFLLFIAMCGFINLMLGSASAQWAVTAPIFVPMLMLVGYAPETIQAAYRIGDSVTNLITPMMSYFGLILAVACRYKKDMGIGTLVATMLPYTLVFFVGWTSFFFLWVFGFGLPVGPGAATYYTP from the coding sequence ATGAGCACCAACTCCCGGGAGGCGATGGCCTCTGAAACACCGGAAGACATCGCCAAAAGCGGCTGGTTTGTCCGGTTTTTGAATCTGGTGGAACGTCTGGGGAACCTCTTACCCCATCCCATCACCCTGTTTGCCATGTTCTGTGTTGCTGTGGTGCTGCTGTCCGGGATCCTGGGCTATTTCGAACTTTCGGTGACAGACCCCCGCCCCGAAGGCGCCTCAGGTCGCAGTGCCGACGGCATCATTTCGGTCGTCAGCCTGATGAATGCCGAGGGCCTGCGCCTTATAGTCTCCAACCTGGTGACCAATTTCACCGGTTTTACGCCCCTGGGTACTGTGTTGGTTGCCCTGCTTGGGGTGGGCATTGCCGAGCGCTCAGGGCTGCTCAGCGCTGCCATGCGCGCACTGGTAATTGGCCGCTCCCGCCGCCTTGTAACCGTCACCATCGTCTTTGCCGGTATCGTTTCCAACACGGCCTCCGAGCTTGGCTATGTGGTGCTTATCCCCATGGCGGCAATGATTTTTCACTCCCTTGGAAGACATCCCTTAGCCGGTTTGGCTGCCGCGTTTGCCGGGGTTTCGGGTGGTTACAGTGCCAACTTGCTGCTGGGCACCATAGACCCCTTGCTGTCGGGCATCACCGAAGCTGCTGCCCGTATGATTGACCCCGAATATGTGGTCGGCCCGGAGGTGAACTGGTACTTCATGTTTGCCTCTACCTTTGTCGTGTCCTTTATGGGCGCCTGGGTAACCGAAAAAATCGTCGAGCCCAAGTTGGGCAAGTACGACCCCAGCGAAGCCTCAGTCGATCTCGACGGTCAGGCCATGGAGCAGGTCACTGACATCGAGCGCCACGGCCTGAAAATGGCGGGATTGGCTGTTCTGGTACTGGGCGTCATTCTGGCATTGACCGTGGTTCCTGAAGGTGCGCCGCTGCGTCATCCGGATACAGGCCTGGTGGCAGGCTCCCCCTTCCTCAAGGGGATTGTGGTGTTCATCTTCATCTGCTTTGCCATTCCGGGCCTGGTGTATGGCAAGGTGGTGGGCACCATGAAGAAAGACACAGATGTGATCAATGCCATGAGCCACAGCATGGGTACCATGGGCATGTACATAGTGCTGGTGTTCTTCGCTTCCCAGTTTGTAGCGTTTTTCAAATGGACCAATCTCGGTGCCGTGCTGGCGGTGATGGGCGCTGATGCCCTGAGCGCCATCGGGCTGACAGGCCCGTTGCTGTTTTTGCTGTTTATCGCCATGTGCGGCTTTATCAACCTGATGCTGGGTTCGGCGTCGGCGCAATGGGCGGTCACGGCACCGATTTTTGTGCCCATGTTGATGTTGGTGGGTTATGCCCCGGAAACCATTCAGGCGGCGTACCGGATTGGTGATTCGGTGACTAACCTGATTACCCCCATGATGAGCTATTTCGGTCTTATTCTGGCGGTGGCCTGTCGTTACAAAAAAGACATGGGCATCGGCACTCTGGTGGCGACCATGCTGCCTTATACCCTGGTGTTTTTTGTCGGTTGGACCAGCTTCTTCTTCCTGTGGGTGTTCGGCTTTGGATTACCTGTGGGGCCGGGCGCCGCCACTTACTACACTCCTTAA
- a CDS encoding YaiI/YqxD family protein: protein MQIWVDADACPSVIKEVLFRAAERRQITVTLVANQSVRVPPSPFIKSIRVESGFDVADNEIVKRVSKGELVITADIPLADEVIAKGALALNPRGELYTAENVKARLNMRDFMETLRASGIQSGGPAPLSQADRQAFANQLDRWLARLPK, encoded by the coding sequence GTGCAAATTTGGGTCGATGCCGATGCCTGTCCATCGGTGATTAAAGAGGTGCTTTTTCGTGCCGCCGAGCGGCGACAAATCACAGTGACTCTGGTGGCAAACCAGAGTGTACGTGTGCCGCCATCTCCTTTTATCAAGTCGATTCGGGTCGAGTCGGGTTTCGATGTGGCCGATAACGAAATCGTCAAACGCGTCAGTAAAGGTGAACTGGTGATCACCGCCGATATTCCGCTGGCGGATGAAGTGATTGCCAAGGGGGCGCTGGCCCTCAATCCCCGTGGTGAGTTGTACACTGCAGAGAACGTTAAGGCCCGGCTGAATATGCGTGACTTTATGGAAACCCTGCGTGCCAGCGGGATCCAGAGTGGTGGCCCTGCCCCCCTGTCACAGGCCGACCGCCAGGCCTTTGCCAACCAGTTGGATCGCTGGCTCGCCAGGTTACCCAAGTAA
- a CDS encoding MarR family winged helix-turn-helix transcriptional regulator, with protein MDAVDKILAQWAKEKPDMDTLSMGIMGRLARLTKHLEQEITLCHKAYGLKPGEFDVLATLRRSGAPYRLTPSDLLSAMMLTSGAMTNRLDRLEAKGFIAREHCQKDRRSVEVCLTPKGISTLAQVLSRHVETQNRVLSKLGRDEQLLLSRLLKDWLAHFE; from the coding sequence ATGGACGCCGTAGATAAAATTCTGGCGCAGTGGGCAAAAGAGAAACCCGACATGGATACCCTTTCAATGGGTATCATGGGTCGCCTGGCAAGACTCACCAAACATCTGGAGCAGGAAATTACGCTTTGCCACAAAGCATATGGCCTCAAACCCGGCGAGTTTGATGTACTTGCCACCTTGAGAAGAAGCGGCGCTCCCTATCGACTAACACCATCGGATTTGCTGTCTGCCATGATGCTCACATCCGGGGCCATGACCAACAGACTCGACCGCTTGGAGGCCAAAGGTTTTATTGCCCGTGAGCACTGTCAGAAGGACAGACGCAGTGTCGAAGTTTGTCTGACTCCCAAGGGAATTTCAACCCTGGCGCAGGTACTCTCGCGTCATGTCGAGACGCAAAATAGGGTACTGTCCAAATTGGGGCGGGATGAGCAACTGCTCCTCAGCCGACTATTGAAAGACTGGCTTGCTCATTTTGAGTAA
- a CDS encoding class I SAM-dependent methyltransferase, whose protein sequence is MFPIQIAPNDPRLTQICARWDLTPNDNAEFSLLFEEDILTLKKRDEPKLGGIMVDFVSGAVAHRRKFGGGRGQAIAKAVGLKAGATPTVVDGTAGLGRDAFVLASLGCRVLLIERHPVVAALLEDGLRRAYLDGEIGPWMQQRMQLVHGSSLEALDNLEDKPDVVYLDPMYPHREKSALVKKEMRVFQSLVGADTDADGLLAPALRLAQKRVVVKRPDYAEDLDGVRPSTRIETKKNRFDVYVKAAMG, encoded by the coding sequence TTGTTCCCCATCCAGATAGCGCCAAACGATCCACGTCTTACGCAAATTTGTGCCCGTTGGGACCTTACGCCCAATGACAATGCCGAATTTTCCCTGCTGTTTGAGGAAGACATACTCACGCTGAAAAAGCGTGATGAACCCAAGCTCGGTGGCATTATGGTCGACTTTGTCTCTGGCGCCGTAGCCCACAGACGCAAGTTCGGGGGGGGCCGTGGTCAGGCCATTGCCAAAGCGGTGGGCCTTAAGGCCGGGGCAACACCCACAGTGGTGGACGGCACTGCAGGCCTGGGGCGGGACGCTTTTGTGCTGGCGAGCCTCGGGTGTCGGGTACTCCTGATTGAACGCCATCCTGTGGTAGCGGCCTTACTTGAAGATGGCCTGCGCCGAGCCTATCTCGATGGCGAAATTGGCCCCTGGATGCAGCAGCGTATGCAACTGGTACATGGCTCCAGCCTCGAAGCGCTGGACAATCTCGAGGACAAACCCGACGTGGTGTATCTGGACCCCATGTATCCACACAGGGAAAAATCCGCGCTGGTGAAAAAGGAGATGCGGGTATTCCAGTCGCTGGTTGGCGCCGACACAGATGCCGATGGTCTGCTGGCACCGGCGCTGAGGCTGGCGCAAAAACGGGTGGTGGTAAAGCGGCCCGACTATGCTGAGGATCTCGATGGCGTCAGACCCAGTACCCGCATCGAGACCAAGAAAAACCGCTTCGACGTGTATGTCAAAGCGGCCATGGGCTGA
- a CDS encoding LemA family protein translates to MEGLLIGLVLVLIVAYLWYVSLIKKRNTAREALSGIDVQLKKRADLVPNILTIAQKFMDHEKSLLTEITALRTQLTAGYDKNDADAVRQHLAQADALNSKMGQLMVTVENYPELKSDQTMVQAMQTYNEVEAHISAARRFYNSAVSELNTAVEIFPGSLIANMASVKAMPFFEAQEADRAPVNASDYLK, encoded by the coding sequence ATGGAAGGATTATTAATAGGTCTGGTTTTAGTATTGATAGTGGCCTACCTCTGGTATGTAAGCCTGATCAAGAAACGCAATACTGCCCGAGAGGCATTGTCAGGTATCGATGTGCAGCTTAAAAAGCGTGCCGATCTGGTTCCCAATATTCTGACCATAGCGCAGAAATTTATGGACCACGAAAAGTCACTGCTGACAGAGATCACGGCGCTGCGCACCCAGCTCACCGCCGGTTACGACAAAAATGACGCCGATGCTGTACGCCAGCACCTGGCGCAGGCCGATGCCCTAAACAGCAAGATGGGTCAGCTGATGGTGACGGTTGAAAACTACCCTGAACTCAAAAGCGACCAGACCATGGTGCAGGCCATGCAAACCTATAACGAGGTTGAAGCGCACATCAGTGCCGCCCGCCGTTTTTACAACTCGGCCGTGTCTGAACTGAACACCGCAGTGGAAATTTTCCCCGGCTCACTGATTGCCAACATGGCATCGGTTAAAGCCATGCCGTTTTTTGAAGCTCAGGAAGCCGACAGGGCACCGGTAAACGCCAGCGACTACCTGAAGTAA
- a CDS encoding lytic transglycosylase domain-containing protein has translation MSFRWSLFSLLLVAIAGTSAGASDTQSSSAEKPRITARYSENGTSTQTKVYQYVQPNGTVAFSDKAPVSGKYEILLFDCYACNPKSKVNWRTIRLNRSYEKDILLAAKTYSLEPALIRAVIHAESNFNPKAISRTGAVGLMQLMPGTAKDMGVRNSFLPQDNILGGSRYLSQMLDRFQGDLNHALAAYNAGPTRVEEYSGIPPYPETKAYIERVNILLQRYRNLRT, from the coding sequence ATGTCATTTCGCTGGTCGCTGTTTTCCCTGCTTTTAGTTGCTATCGCCGGCACCAGCGCCGGTGCTTCTGATACTCAGTCATCCAGCGCAGAGAAGCCCCGCATTACCGCGCGCTACTCCGAAAATGGCACCAGCACCCAAACCAAGGTATATCAGTATGTTCAGCCCAATGGCACTGTGGCATTCAGCGACAAGGCCCCTGTCAGTGGCAAGTATGAAATCCTGCTGTTTGACTGTTATGCCTGTAATCCCAAGTCCAAGGTTAATTGGCGCACCATTCGTTTGAATCGCAGTTACGAGAAAGACATTTTACTGGCTGCCAAAACCTACTCGCTGGAACCGGCGCTGATACGAGCCGTAATCCACGCCGAGTCCAACTTTAATCCCAAGGCGATTTCCCGCACCGGCGCCGTGGGACTGATGCAACTGATGCCGGGCACAGCCAAGGACATGGGCGTGCGTAACTCTTTCCTGCCCCAGGACAATATTCTGGGTGGCAGCCGTTATCTGTCGCAGATGCTGGACCGATTCCAGGGGGATTTAAATCATGCCCTCGCCGCCTATAACGCCGGGCCTACCCGGGTTGAGGAATACAGTGGTATCCCCCCTTATCCAGAGACCAAAGCCTACATAGAACGGGTCAATATTCTCCTGCAGCGCTATCGCAATTTACGCACTTGA
- a CDS encoding type 2 periplasmic-binding domain-containing protein → MAKICGFFGVLLMFFSLFFGVRSEEAPLVFINARGEHNSGYQWLQLVYDEAFKRLGKEYEVSIYPDKRGELLLAQGIVDGDLARTEDFIVLHPNLILVPVAVAWSNVAAFTTREDLVLQQWEDLALYDLKVEYRRGAVLAETRLVPLIKPENLSIANDWETGIRKLLAGRTDVYVDIEVDVISLLASGAFPNTNLKMAGVLEKVYGYPILHPKNAALAKPLEKVLGSMTREGLIESYRRQALEAGSSP, encoded by the coding sequence GTGGCAAAAATTTGTGGTTTTTTTGGCGTTTTGTTGATGTTTTTCAGCCTGTTTTTTGGTGTCAGGAGTGAAGAGGCGCCTCTGGTGTTTATCAACGCCAGAGGCGAACACAACAGTGGTTATCAATGGCTGCAGCTCGTGTATGACGAAGCATTTAAGCGGTTGGGTAAGGAGTATGAAGTTAGCATCTATCCCGATAAGCGGGGAGAGCTTTTATTGGCGCAGGGTATTGTCGATGGCGACCTGGCCAGAACCGAAGATTTTATTGTATTGCACCCCAATCTCATTTTGGTGCCTGTGGCGGTGGCATGGAGCAATGTGGCAGCTTTCACCACCAGGGAAGACTTGGTATTGCAACAGTGGGAAGATTTGGCCCTGTATGATTTAAAAGTGGAATACCGCCGTGGTGCCGTCTTGGCTGAGACGCGCCTGGTGCCTCTCATCAAGCCGGAAAATCTGTCCATCGCCAATGACTGGGAAACGGGGATCCGCAAACTGCTCGCTGGCCGAACCGATGTGTATGTGGATATAGAGGTCGATGTGATCTCGCTCCTTGCCAGCGGCGCCTTCCCCAACACAAATCTGAAAATGGCCGGGGTACTGGAAAAAGTCTATGGCTACCCCATACTGCACCCAAAGAATGCTGCCTTGGCAAAGCCCTTGGAAAAGGTGTTGGGAAGCATGACCCGGGAAGGGTTAATTGAGTCCTACCGACGTCAGGCTTTGGAAGCTGGCAGCAGTCCTTAA
- a CDS encoding S8 family peptidase encodes MQIKTRVSLAVAIALASAGSLAADNHKAMQGLKNGRAHVADELIVQYRADSNDSQKERVLSRVQANHIETLGKNQRGELHLVSLPVGKDMAAAMRELAADPNVEFVEPNWIYQHADAANDTYYTNGSLWGMYGDATNPANGWGSHAGEQWNTGNTDCSDVVVGIIDEGYMYEHEDLADNAFQNPGEIPGDGIDNDGNGYVDDVYGWDFDSNDNSVFDGTIDDHGTHVAGTIGAVGGNGKGVAGVCWNVKLMSGKFLGRRGGTTANAVKAVDYFTDMKQRHGLNLVATSNSWGGGGYSQALEDAIGRANDAGILFIAAAGNDSYNCDSGSNCYPAEYPNDNIIAVASITSSGAMSSFSSYGATTVDICAPGSGIYSTVPKSSKGQVISGYASYNGTSMATPHVSGAAALYKALHPGASHMDVKDALLGSATPTGSCQGKVSSNGRLDVSSF; translated from the coding sequence ATGCAGATTAAGACTCGCGTTTCTCTTGCCGTTGCCATTGCGCTGGCCAGCGCCGGCTCCCTGGCTGCCGACAATCACAAAGCAATGCAAGGGCTCAAAAATGGTCGCGCCCACGTTGCCGATGAGCTGATTGTCCAATACCGCGCCGACTCCAACGACAGCCAAAAAGAACGCGTCCTGTCCCGAGTTCAGGCTAACCACATCGAAACCCTCGGCAAAAATCAGCGTGGTGAACTTCACCTCGTCAGCCTGCCCGTTGGCAAGGACATGGCAGCAGCCATGCGCGAACTTGCCGCGGATCCCAACGTGGAATTTGTTGAACCCAACTGGATTTACCAACATGCCGATGCGGCCAATGACACCTACTACACCAATGGCTCGCTCTGGGGCATGTACGGTGACGCCACCAACCCCGCCAATGGCTGGGGCTCACATGCGGGTGAGCAATGGAATACCGGTAACACAGATTGCAGCGATGTGGTCGTTGGGATCATCGACGAAGGCTACATGTACGAACACGAAGATCTGGCAGACAACGCGTTTCAAAACCCCGGCGAAATCCCTGGGGACGGCATAGACAACGATGGCAATGGCTATGTTGATGACGTTTATGGCTGGGACTTTGACAGCAACGACAACTCTGTCTTCGACGGCACCATAGACGATCACGGCACCCACGTAGCCGGCACCATAGGCGCTGTCGGTGGTAATGGCAAAGGCGTGGCGGGGGTTTGCTGGAACGTGAAGCTGATGAGCGGCAAGTTCCTCGGTCGCCGCGGCGGCACCACGGCCAACGCCGTTAAGGCGGTGGACTACTTCACCGATATGAAACAGCGTCATGGGCTTAATCTGGTTGCCACCAGCAACAGCTGGGGCGGCGGTGGATATTCTCAGGCGTTGGAAGATGCCATTGGCCGTGCCAATGATGCAGGTATCCTCTTCATCGCCGCTGCCGGTAACGACAGCTACAACTGCGACTCGGGCTCCAACTGCTATCCGGCTGAATACCCAAATGACAACATCATTGCTGTGGCCTCCATCACCAGCAGCGGTGCCATGAGCTCCTTCTCCAGCTATGGTGCTACCACTGTGGATATCTGTGCCCCGGGCTCAGGCATTTACTCAACCGTGCCCAAGAGCAGCAAGGGCCAGGTGATTTCGGGCTACGCCAGCTACAACGGTACCTCCATGGCCACGCCTCACGTATCAGGCGCTGCCGCTCTCTACAAAGCCCTGCACCCCGGTGCCAGCCACATGGACGTGAAGGACGCATTGCTAGGCAGTGCGACTCCCACCGGTTCCTGCCAGGGTAAAGTCTCGAGCAATGGTCGCCTCGATGTCAGCAGCTTTTAA